A window from Deltaproteobacteria bacterium CG11_big_fil_rev_8_21_14_0_20_49_13 encodes these proteins:
- a CDS encoding sodium:alanine symporter family protein translates to MQGIENFLVSASDLVWGTPLLILLCGTHIFLTIRLGFIQRYIFKAIKISFSCSKEGEGDVSQFGALVTALAATMGTGNIVGVSTAIALGGPGAILWMWLTGVFGIATKYSEALLSVKYRVINKQGMMAGGPMYVLERGMNAKWLGVIFAGLTAVAAFGIGNMVQANSISHLVNETFHISPWITGGALTILTAFVILGGIRSIAKVCEALVPFMAITYVFGCLILLGLKYSTIPDSIMLIINSAFTGHAAMGGFVGAGIREAMRYGVARGLFSNESGLGSAPIVAAAAQTKNPIRQALVSSTGTFWDTVVVCAITGIVIINSGFWQQGLNGAKLTKEAFSGIPYIGPIVLTIGLLTFVFSTILGWSYYGEKAAEYLFGTGAIKPYRVMWVMAVMVGSVSTLPAVWAFADIANGLMAVPNLLSLIVLNGVLVSETRKYLWSGNIEESSRETTHRLNPLSPQEEQA, encoded by the coding sequence ATGCAGGGAATAGAAAATTTTCTGGTAAGTGCAAGCGACCTCGTCTGGGGGACTCCCCTTTTGATCCTTCTCTGCGGAACACACATATTCCTGACGATTCGATTAGGCTTCATACAAAGGTATATATTCAAGGCCATAAAGATATCCTTCAGTTGCTCTAAAGAAGGAGAGGGAGACGTAAGTCAGTTCGGGGCCCTCGTGACCGCTCTGGCCGCGACCATGGGAACCGGCAACATTGTGGGCGTCTCCACGGCGATAGCGCTGGGAGGCCCTGGGGCGATACTCTGGATGTGGCTGACGGGCGTTTTCGGCATCGCCACAAAATATTCGGAGGCCCTTCTTTCCGTTAAGTACCGCGTGATAAACAAACAAGGGATGATGGCCGGCGGACCGATGTATGTCCTTGAGCGGGGAATGAACGCAAAATGGCTTGGGGTGATATTTGCAGGACTAACGGCAGTGGCCGCGTTCGGCATAGGTAACATGGTCCAGGCGAACTCCATATCGCACCTTGTAAATGAGACCTTCCACATATCGCCGTGGATAACTGGCGGAGCGCTGACCATTCTCACGGCGTTTGTGATCTTGGGTGGCATTAGATCGATAGCCAAGGTTTGCGAAGCGCTTGTACCCTTCATGGCAATAACATACGTGTTCGGATGTCTTATACTTTTAGGCCTTAAGTATTCGACCATTCCGGACTCGATAATGCTCATAATAAATTCCGCATTTACCGGACACGCTGCCATGGGAGGCTTTGTGGGCGCAGGGATCAGAGAGGCCATGAGATACGGCGTTGCGCGCGGCCTCTTTTCGAACGAATCAGGCCTCGGGAGCGCGCCTATCGTGGCCGCCGCCGCACAGACCAAGAATCCGATAAGGCAGGCTCTTGTGTCATCTACCGGAACTTTCTGGGATACAGTGGTGGTCTGCGCGATAACGGGTATTGTTATCATCAATTCGGGTTTTTGGCAACAGGGGCTAAACGGCGCAAAGCTCACCAAGGAGGCTTTTTCGGGGATACCCTATATAGGTCCGATCGTATTGACCATAGGACTTCTCACTTTTGTATTTTCGACCATCCTTGGATGGTCCTATTACGGCGAAAAGGCGGCAGAGTATCTTTTCGGGACCGGCGCAATAAAACCTTACAGAGTCATGTGGGTAATGGCGGTGATGGTAGGCTCCGTCTCTACACTTCCTGCGGTATGGGCCTTCGCAGATATAGCCAACGGCCTCATGGCGGTACCTAACCTTTTATCTCTTATCGTGCTAAACGGGGTGCTCGTTTCAGAGACCAGAAAATATCTGTGGAGCGGTAACATCGAAGAGAGTTCGCGCGAAACAACCCATCGCCTCAACCCTTTATCACCCCAAGAAGAACAAGCTTAG